A genome region from Methanobacterium subterraneum includes the following:
- a CDS encoding DUF211 domain-containing protein: MAKGLIRIVLDVLKPHEPTLPYFAKFISEVSGVEGVNVTLMEIDKETENIKVTMQGNDLDFEEISKAIEQYGGSIHSVDEVVAGRTMVEEVTTPQD, translated from the coding sequence TTGGCAAAAGGTCTCATTAGAATCGTGCTAGATGTATTAAAACCCCATGAACCAACATTACCCTATTTTGCCAAGTTTATAAGCGAAGTAAGTGGTGTGGAAGGTGTTAACGTTACTCTCATGGAAATTGATAAGGAGACTGAAAACATAAAGGTCACCATGCAGGGTAACGACCTGGACTTTGAGGAAATAAGTAAGGCCATTGAACAGTACGGTGGTTCCATACACAGTGTTGACGAAGTTGTGGCTGGTAGGACCATGGTTGAAGAAGTAACCACCCCTCAGGACTGA